The DNA window CCTGGCTCTCGACAAGGTCACGCCCGGCATCGCCAGCGATGAAACGCTCCTCTACGGCGTGGAAGTCAAATTCTATTCCAACAAGGTAGTTGTCAACACCGATTTTGAAACCAGCATACGCGGCCTGCGCGCCATCGGCGACGGAGCTTCCGTCACCCGCGGCCTCCAGCAGGCGTCTGCCAACGGAATCAGCGTCGCCAGGAGTATCCTCCAAAAAATGGAAACCAAATAATTGATACATTGACGCGGGCCGGAAAAGATATTCCGGCCCGTACAAATTGATACCGCTTAAGCGGCCCGCCGCAGACGGAGAATTCCCCGGGCTGCACTCTTATTTGTATAAAGCACTTTCAATATAATGGGCGTGACAATCGAAGAAATGATAATCAGGAAAATTACCGATGTAAAGTAAACCGAATTCAGCAGTCCCACCGCCAGACCCTTCTGTGCCACGATAAGCGCCACTTCCCCTCTCGTCATCATGCCGACTCCTATCTTCAGAGAATCGTCTCCTGAAAACCCGCATATCCTTGCCATCATCCCGCAGCCCATAATTTTTGTAACAAGGGCAACGGCAACAAAGGCAGCCGAAAAAATCATAATCTCAGGCGTTATATTCCCCACGTTTGTCTTAAGCCCGATGCTGGCAAAAAATACCGGACCGAACAGCATATAAGAGTTGATATCCATCTTGCTTGCAATATAGTCCGAATCATTCAGGGAACAGAGCACGATTCCCGCCGCATAGGCCCCTGTGATATCGGCAATGCCGAAATATGTCTCCGCCACATAGGACAGGAAAAGACAGAATGCCAGTCCCAGAATCGGGATACGTCTTGTATGCGGATATCTTGCATCCAGCCATTTAAACACCTTATAGAACACGAAACCGCTGACTCCCGCAAACAGGAAGAACAGCACCGTATTGATAATAACAGCCACCGGACTGCTCTGCGGATCCCGGAATCCGATGACAAAGGTGAGTACAATAATTCCAATCACATCATCGATAATGGCCGCACCCATGATGGCCGTTCCCGTTTTCCCTTTCAGCTTCCCAAGCTCCCTGAGGGATTCCACCGTGATACTTACCGATGTAGCCGTCATGATCACCCCGATGAATACCGCCCTGTAAAATTCCTCCGAGCCCAATGGGGAAACTCCGTAAAAAATCATATAGAGCAGCGTCCCTCCAACCAGAGGCACCGCAACGCCCGCACACGCGATCAAAAAAGCCACCGGCCCGGTTTTAACCAGGTCGCGCAGGTTTGTCTCAAGTCCCGCCGAAAACATAAGCAGCACTACGCCTATCTCCGCCATCATCCCGAGAAATTCGCTCTGTTTAACGATTCCCAGCACTCCCGGCCCGATAAGAAGCCCTGCCACAATAACCCCTGCTACCTGCGGCGCATGCAGCTTCCTCGCCGCAATCCCACAGAATTTTGCCGCAACCAGTATTACGGCCAGATCTCTGAATACTTCCACTGAACTCATCTTGTCCCCTCCTGCTGTTCTATTGCCCAACGATTATAAATTTTATCACTTTTCTTACAGTTTACTGTTGCCGCAGCAACATATAAGAGATAAAATAAAGGGAAAAGGAGGGAATTATGATGGCTACATCGGCAGACGAACTTTACCTGTTACAGAACCATCCGCTTTTCAAAGGGATAGACATAGGCGGTTTAGACCAGCTTTCCAACTGTTTTTCATTCCGTTTTGCTAATTTTTATAAAGATGAATACCTGGTGCTGGAGGGCGATCCCGTCACCTGCGTGGGGCTGATCCTCTCCGGCACTGTGCTGATGGAAAAAAGTGATTTGCAGGGCAACAGCTTTTTTCTCACTGAGATACGGAAAAACGAACTGTTCGGGGATGCCTTCATCGGGAGCCGTGTACAGAGCAGCACCGTCAATTACAGGGCTATGACGGACTGCCACGTCCTTCTGTTCCAGTACCGGGATCCAAGAACCTTCTGCCGCAGGAACTGCCGCTGCCATCTGGTCTTTTCAGAAAACCTGATGTATCTCCTGGCGCTCAAGACCAGAACCTTCCTCGCAAAGGTAGAGATCCTCTCCACCCGCTCCCTCCGCGGCCGGATTCTGCGTTTTCTCCATATCGTAGAGGAGTATCCCGATATCATCGGCCTGCGCGGTGACAGAATACAGGAAAAAAGGCTCAAAAAAAACCAGGTATTCGTGCCGCTCACCCATACCGAGCTGGCAGAATACCTGGGTGTCAACCGCAGCGCCCTGGTCCGGGAGCTGGGGCGGATGAAGCAGGAGAACCTGCTCACCTGGGATAAACACGTTTATACGCTTCGCGATGCACAGAAACGGTAAAAAGCGCCGTTTCGCGCCGTAACCCTCGGGTTTGACCCAAGGGGGCCCGCTGTCTGTGACTTTCGCTCTGCTCCACTCACAAAAAACACCTCGCGGAATACTGCCGGTGAACAGTAACCCGGTTCTGTCTATTTTCCTTCTAATATGCTGATTGCTTCCTGAAGCTGGTTATCCATCTCTTCGGGGAGAACCGGCATTTTTGCCGCTTCTTCGTCCAGCTCCACTTCCACATCGGGCGTAATTCCCTTGCCGTGGATATCGAGTCCGCTCGGCGTATAGTAGTGGTTGGTCGTCAGCTTTACCGCACTTCCGTCGGAGAGGGGGAACAGGGTCTGTACGATTCCCTTGCCGAAGGTCTGGGTTCCGACGATGGTAGCCGCCTCATAATCCTTAAGCGCGCCGGTAAACACCTCGGAGGCGCTGGCGGAATTGCCGTTTACAAGGACTGCGATCGGAATATCCAGACTGTGTCCGTCCTGGGCATTATAGACTTCCTCCGCGCCGTTTTTGTCAGCTACAGTCAGAATGCGTCCCTTGTCTTCCAGGATATAGTCGGCCATGGAAACCACGGTATTTAATTCACCGCCGGGGTTATTTCTCAGATCCACAATCATCTTCTTCATTCCCTGGGAGGTCAGTTCCTCGATCTTGCCCTTAAACTGGGCGTCCGTAACCTTGTCAAACTCGATCACGGAGATATAGCCGATTTCGTCGGATAACATCTTGCCGCTGACCGTCTGAACGTCCACCGGCTTTCTCGTTACGGTGAGATCCACGTATTCATTTTCCTCTTCCCGGTAAACAGTGAGCCTTACATCCGTGCCTTCCTCACCCTTGATGTAGTTGTTGACCATAATGGTGAGATCCATGCCCGTCACTTCCGTATCACCCACGGCAAATATCACATCGCCAGGACGGATACCCGCCTTCTCGGCAGGGCTGTCTTCAAACACGCGGATGATCGTCGAGATTCCCGTCTTCTGGTTTTGGGAAACCATTGCTCCGATCCCGCAGTAGGAACCGTTCGTCTCATCCATAAAGCTGGCCAGCTCCTCGGGTGTGTAGTAAACCGCGTAGGGATCGTTCAGTCCGTAAAGAAAACCACTGTAGATACCGGATTCCTCTTTCCCCACCTCTATCTTGTCTTCAAATAGATATTTCTTGTCAATGAGCGACTGAAGCTCGCCAATCTTACGGTTGACGCGTTCCATATCAATCTTTTCGCTGCCTGCCTGGCCGGCCGCATTGGCCTCGGCGCCGGAATTGCCCTGCTCCGCCTGGACCTGCACCTGATTGTCGATTACACGCCGGCCGAACATATAAATACCGGCCGATGTTCCCACCGTCACAAGGCAGGCAAATGCCGTCACAAGGACGCCGACCATGACGCCTCTCCAGAATTTACTTCTATTATCCATCTCTAATGCCTCCTAATTTATGGGCTTACATACTTTGTCGGATTTACATAGCTTCCATTCAGCCGGACGCCGAAATGCAGGTGCGATCCGGTAGAATAGCCGGTGGAGCCAACCTTGGCAATGACCTGGCCCTGCTTTACCGTGTCACCGGCCGATACCAGCAGCTGGGAACAATGCATGTAAACGGTAGACACCCCGCCGCCATGATTCAGCATAATATAGTTCCCGGCAGAATAGCTGTATGTAGAAATTGTCACGGTTCCGTCGGCCGCCGCGATAATATTGTTTCCCGTCGGTGCGCCGATGTCGATTCCCTGATGGTTGGAAGAGGCTCCCGCCGTCGGTGATTCCCTTCCTCCGAAGCCCGATGTAATCCTGCTGCTGGAAGGACATGGCCATATAAACTTAATATTCCCAATACTTACTGTATTATACTTCTGTCCCGCCGCCTCGGCTTTTTTCCTGGCTTCCTCTTCCTGTCTCTTAATCTCCGCCTCTATCTGCTTGATCTTGTCTTCCTGAGCCTTTATGTCTTTTTCATAAGCTTCCACCTGGGCCGTCTTGGTGCCAATCTGTGAATCCACCTTCTTAAGTTCGGCCGATTTCTCATTTACAAGCGTTTCCACGGAATTTTTCTTGCTTGTCGTCTGCTCCTGAAGCGCGACCAGTTCCTGCTTTTCTCTTTCAAGCTGCGCCTTATCCTCCGCGATGCCGTCCTTAATTCCGATGTACTGATCAAGCATCTTCCGGTCATACTCTGAAATCTTTGAGATGTACTCGGCCCTGTTTAAAAGCTCCGACATGGACTTGGACTGCAGAAGAAGATCCAGGTAACTGCTGTCACCCTTCTCATACATGTACTTGATCCTTTTTTTCATGGCCTCGTACTGCTTCTTCTCCACTTCTCCGGCCTCTTCAAGCTTTACCGTGGTCTCTTCAATGGTTTTTCCTTTATCGCTGATGTTTGTTTCCAGCCTGCTTATCTCCGCATTCAGAGTTTCTAGCTGGGAGTCCAGCTTTCTCACATAGCTTTCTGTATTTGCCTTGAGAGATTCCAGTTCCTTTATGGCCTGTTCCGTCTTCTTTTTCTCCTCCTCGATGGAGGTTATCTTTCCCTTGGCGCTGTCCACGTCTTTCTTGGATGCTCCATAGACGGGAGCTACAGCCAGGGATGCCAGAAGAACGGCAATAACCGTTCTCTTTACTGCTGCATTATACCTCATCTTTTGCTCCTTATGCATACAGTCCGGTCTCCGTGCAAACAGCGGGGCAGCCGGACTGTTACTCCTTATCCATCTTTCTTCTTATACCTTCAGGTGTTTCCGTATGGTGAAGAAACTTCCGACGAATCCGATTCCCACGCCGAGCGCCACTGCCACTGCGATCATATACGGGAAAATCGTTTCGATCGGGATAAACTCAATGATGTTGGAAATGATGTTAAACTTCTCAATCATATATTCCACTGCATTCCTGTACAGGAAATAGACGCTGAACAGCGGAATCGCCGCACCGGCAAAGCCGATGATGATACCTTCCACGACAAAGGGGGCGCGTATCATAAAGTTGGTGGCTCCGATCAGACGCATGATTTTATTCTCGTCTTTTCTGAAGGCCGCAGCCGTGGAGATCGTGTTGCTGATCAGGAAAACCGCCACCGCCAGAAGGATCGCGATGATTACGCCCGAGATAAGGCCCAGCATCTTGTTGAAATTGGAAAGACCCGAAGCCGTATCGTTGGAATAATTAACCTTCCTAATCCCCGGTATGGTATCCAGATACGAAACCATCTTATCCTGATCCGCGATATCTTTCAGGTAAATCTCGTAAGAAGCCGAACCGGCCAGGGGATTGTCGTCCGCAAAACCTTCCGCCAGTTCTTCCACATCCTTAAAGTATTCCTTCTGGAATGTCTCCCAGGCCTCCTCTGCGGAGATGTATATTGTCTCCTTTACCTCGCTCCTTGCGCCGATCTCTTTTCCTATCGCAAGAATGTCGGCCTCCGTCATATTCTCATCGAAAAACACCGAGATTCCCACCGTGGTTTCCGCATTTTTCACCATGTACTGCACATTCGCCACCAGGGCAAAAAACATGCAGAATAAAAAAATACACGCAGAAATAATCGCCGTAGAAGCCAGCGAAAACCATATATTCCTGCATATATTCCTCATACCTTCTTTCAGGCAATATGCAAATGTACTAAGCCTCATATCCTATACCGCCTTTTATTTCATCTTCCGCCACGACTCCTCGGTCCAGCGTGATTACACGTTTCCCCATTCTGTTCACAATCTCCTGGCTGTGGGTGACAACAACCACCGTCGTCCCCCTGCAGTTGATCTCTTCCAGAAGCTTCATAATTTCCATGGAGTTCTGGGCATCCAGATTACCGGTCGGCTCGTCAGCCAGCAGAACCTCGGGGGAATTAATTAATGCCCTGGCTATCGCCACCCTCTGCTGTTCACCGCCTGAAAGCTGGTTGGGAAATGATTTGTATTTTGATGAAAGGCCTACCAGTCTCAGCATCTCGGGGACCGACTCTTTGATGGTCCTCGTCGGCACTCCAATCACCCGCTGGGCAAACGCCACATTCTCATACACGGTCTTATCTTTCAGCAGGCGGAAATCCTGGAAAACCACTCCCAGACGCCTTCTGTATTTGGGAACATATCTTCTGGGCATCTTCCCCAGATCCATGTCGTTCACCACAATTTTCCCCGAAGTCGGCTCCACCTCTTTTAAGAGCAGCTTCATCAGGGTGGATTTGCCGGAACCGCTCCGTCCCATAATGAAAACAAATTCGCCGTCCTGGATCGTGATATTGATGTTTTTTAAAGCCCTGTTCCCCGCTTTGTATGTTTTGTTGAGATTTGTTATCTCTATCATCTTTCTCGTATCCCTCAATTACAGAATTGCTGCGGCACAGGCACGTAACCCATACCACAGCATTCCCCTTTTTCCCTCTTTTAAATTTTTGTAATTGTTCAGGACGGCTCATCTTCCTGACCGAAAAAGCCGGTCAAGAAGCATCGATTATTCATCCGATGTGAAAAATAGTGCAAAAACAGTCTTATAAGCAAGCTTAACGCCTGCCTTTGCACTATTTTTCCCGCCGTCCTGAACTGTTACTAATTTTCTTTAATAATCAAGATTCTCCATGTATTTCATGTACTTGACTACCATGAGTGCAATCTTAAAGGTAATGGCATCTTCGAATACTCTCAGATCCAGTCCCGTACTCTTCTGAAGTTTATCGAGACGGTATACCAGTGTGTTCCTGTGGATATAGAGCTGTCTGGACGTCTCCGATACGTTTAAGCTGTTTTCAAAGAATTTGTTGATCGTGGTCAGGGTCTCTTCGTCAAAGTCATCGGGTGACTTGCCGTCGAAAATCTCCTTGATGAACATGCGGCACAGAGGAAGCGGAAGCTGATAGATTAACCGGCCGATTCCCAGCTTGCTGTAAGCCACGACATTCTTTGTGCTGTAGAAAATCTTTCCTACGTCCAGAGCCATCTTGGCCTCCTTGTAGGAGCGTGAAACATCTTTGATCTCGTTGATAATCGTACCAAAGGCCACATTAACTCTTGTGAGGGCCTCCGTATTCAGCATATCCACGATCATACTGGCTGTCTTCTCCAGGTCGTCGTAAGTCTCGCCCGGTTTCACTTCCTTGACCAGGATAATGTCCTTCTCATCCACCGCCGTGATAAAATCCTTCGTCTTTGTGGAGAAGAGGCTTCTCACCGTCTCAAGGGCGTTGACATCCTTCTCGTGCTGTGTCTCGATGATGAAAACGATTCTCTTGACATTGGTCTCGATGTGAAGTTTCTTCGCCCTGTTGTAGATATCCACTAACAGCAGGTTATCAAGAAGCAGGTTCTTGATAAAGTTATCCTTGTCGAATCTTTCCTTGTAAGCAACCAGCAGGTTCTGTATCTGGAACGCCGCCATCTTGCCCACCATGTAAACGTCGTCACTGCCGCCTCTGGCCAGCAGAATATATTCCAGTTGGTGTTCATCAAACACCTTAAAAAATTGATAGCCCTGAATTACCTGACTGTCCGCCGGAGAGTCTACGAAAGTCAAAATCGCGCTTTCATACTCCTCAGCACCGGTAAATGTGGACGCAAGCACTTTGCCTTCAGTATCGCAAATGCTTAAATCCACTCTGGTAATACCCTTCAAACCCTCAATATTTGTCTGGAGTATCTGATTTGATATCATATCCTTCTCTCCTTTAATTTTATATTTTCCCTAATTACTATATTAATGCAAAACGAGGAAAAATAAAAGAGGGTGTCTGAAAAAAAATAAAATTTTCTTTTTTTCCACTATCTTTCCCCTCGAAGGCGGGACAGCTCCATCCTCAGGCTCAGTGAAGGAAATCCCATTTACTACCGCTATGCCCCTCCAGCCGCCGTATTTCCGGCATGACGTAAAAATCAGCCCCCGGAGACCTTGCGTACGACCGTTTTCCCGGTCGTCACCCGCTCTCCAGGGACTGAAATTTCATTATTCTGCTTTATTCATTGATTCAATAATACCGTCTGCCAGCGCATCCAGCTCCGTCGCCTTATCGGCATGAAGAGCGGAGGCCAGAGAAAGTCTTTCGTTTAAAACCGTCATGTTTTTAAGTTCTTCATCTACAAACTTCTGCATCAAATCACCGGATTTGCAGGCCCATGAGCCGTTCTCAATGATGGCAATCGTTCTGTTCTGGAGGTTCAGCGCCTTCATATCCATCAGGAAATTGTGCATAACCGGATAGATTCCCAGATTGTAGGTAACGGATGCCAATACCACATGGCTCAGGCGGAATGTTTCCGAGATGAGCTGTGAAACGTGTGTGTTGGATACGTCGTACACATGTACATTGGTCATTCCTTTTTCACAGAGTTTTGTAGCCAGCGCCTGTGCCGCCGCTTCCGTATTGCCGTACATGGAGGCATAGGCAATCAGAACGCCTTTTTCTTCCGGTTCATAGCGGCTCCAGTGATCGTATTTGTCGATAAAGTATCCTAAATCAGAACGCCATACCGGGCCGTGAAGCGGACAAATCATCTTAATGTCGATGGTTCCGGCTTTCTTTAAAAGCGCCTGCACGTGAGGGCCGTATTTTCCAACAATATTGGTGAAATAGCGGCGTGCGTCGTCAATCCAGTCTCTGTCGAAATTCACTTCGTCGTTGAAAAGCTTTCCATCCAGGGCGCCGAAGGAACCGAATGCGTCGGCTGCAAACAGGACGCCGTTGGTAATATCAAAGGTTACCATAGCCTCAGGCCAGTGTACCATCGGGGCAAAGACAAAGGTTACCGTGTGCTTACCAAAGGTCATTGTATCACCTTCATGGACTTCAATCAGCTCATGGCTGTCAACATCAAAGCCGAACTGACGCATCAGCATGAACGCCTTCTCCGTGCTGACAATCTTTACGTCCGGATTGCGCAACAGAATCTCTTCGATGGATGCGCCGTGGTCGGGCTCCATATGGTTGATTACAAGGTAATCAAGAGGTTTTCCACCCAGCAGGTGATCCATATTTTCCAGAAGCTGGCGGCATGCCGACCAGTCAACCGTATCAAATAAAACGCTCTTCTCATCGAGCAGCAGGTACGCATTATAGGAAACTCCCCTTGGGATGGGATGTATATTTTCAAACAGGGCCAGACGGTGGTCATTGGCTCCAACCCAATATAAATCTTCCGTTACATTTCTTACACAATACATAAAGTGACTCTCCTTTCGTTACTGTTCACAGGTGATGTGCCCGGTAAGACGGGGCACTGCTTTGCGAGGTGTTTTCGTGCATCTCTTACCAAAATTCCCGAGTTTTACGCCTCGATAAACATATCTTTTCCTTCTGCACATTCCGGGCAGACCCAGTCTTCCGGAAGTTTCTCAAACAGTGTTCCCGGAGCAATATCATTGTCAGGATCGCCTTCCGATGGATTATATTCATAACCGCAGCCTCCGCAGACATATGTCTTGCCGATCGGTTTTTCTTTCGGCATCTGAGGACGTTTCATCTTGATCATTGGCGGAGCCGGTTCTTTAGCCTTTCCGTTGTCAAGCGCCGCCGTCAGAAGCGGAAGAATTTCCATCACATCCCCGACAATTCCATAGTCGCAGTTTTTAAAGATTGGCGCGTTTGCATTCTTATTGATTGCCACAATAATGGATGCATCCTTAATTCCCTTTAAGTGCTGTGTTGCACCCGAGATACCGCAGGCAATGTAAAGATTTCCTGTGAATTTCTGGCCCGACATTCCAACATACCGGTTGAGCGGCACATATTTAAGCGTCTCCGCCACCGGACGTGAGGAACCAATTGCGGCTCCTGCCTGGACAGCCAGCGCTTCAATCAGCTTCATGTTCTTCTTGTCGCCGATTCCCTTTCCTGCGGATACAACTCTCTCTGCCAGAGGAATCGGTGTGTCTAACGGGATTCCTACTGTAAAATCAAAGCCGTCTTTTTTCAGGGCTGCCACAAGGGTGTCTACCTTCTCCTGCGCCTTTCCCTCTTTCAGGATCTGTTTCTTTCTGAGT is part of the [Clostridium] symbiosum genome and encodes:
- a CDS encoding cation:proton antiporter gives rise to the protein MSSVEVFRDLAVILVAAKFCGIAARKLHAPQVAGVIVAGLLIGPGVLGIVKQSEFLGMMAEIGVVLLMFSAGLETNLRDLVKTGPVAFLIACAGVAVPLVGGTLLYMIFYGVSPLGSEEFYRAVFIGVIMTATSVSITVESLRELGKLKGKTGTAIMGAAIIDDVIGIIVLTFVIGFRDPQSSPVAVIINTVLFFLFAGVSGFVFYKVFKWLDARYPHTRRIPILGLAFCLFLSYVAETYFGIADITGAYAAGIVLCSLNDSDYIASKMDINSYMLFGPVFFASIGLKTNVGNITPEIMIFSAAFVAVALVTKIMGCGMMARICGFSGDDSLKIGVGMMTRGEVALIVAQKGLAVGLLNSVYFTSVIFLIIISSIVTPIILKVLYTNKSAARGILRLRRAA
- a CDS encoding Crp/Fnr family transcriptional regulator is translated as MMATSADELYLLQNHPLFKGIDIGGLDQLSNCFSFRFANFYKDEYLVLEGDPVTCVGLILSGTVLMEKSDLQGNSFFLTEIRKNELFGDAFIGSRVQSSTVNYRAMTDCHVLLFQYRDPRTFCRRNCRCHLVFSENLMYLLALKTRTFLAKVEILSTRSLRGRILRFLHIVEEYPDIIGLRGDRIQEKRLKKNQVFVPLTHTELAEYLGVNRSALVRELGRMKQENLLTWDKHVYTLRDAQKR
- a CDS encoding S41 family peptidase, which produces MDNRSKFWRGVMVGVLVTAFACLVTVGTSAGIYMFGRRVIDNQVQVQAEQGNSGAEANAAGQAGSEKIDMERVNRKIGELQSLIDKKYLFEDKIEVGKEESGIYSGFLYGLNDPYAVYYTPEELASFMDETNGSYCGIGAMVSQNQKTGISTIIRVFEDSPAEKAGIRPGDVIFAVGDTEVTGMDLTIMVNNYIKGEEGTDVRLTVYREEENEYVDLTVTRKPVDVQTVSGKMLSDEIGYISVIEFDKVTDAQFKGKIEELTSQGMKKMIVDLRNNPGGELNTVVSMADYILEDKGRILTVADKNGAEEVYNAQDGHSLDIPIAVLVNGNSASASEVFTGALKDYEAATIVGTQTFGKGIVQTLFPLSDGSAVKLTTNHYYTPSGLDIHGKGITPDVEVELDEEAAKMPVLPEEMDNQLQEAISILEGK
- a CDS encoding peptidoglycan DD-metalloendopeptidase family protein, coding for MRYNAAVKRTVIAVLLASLAVAPVYGASKKDVDSAKGKITSIEEEKKKTEQAIKELESLKANTESYVRKLDSQLETLNAEISRLETNISDKGKTIEETTVKLEEAGEVEKKQYEAMKKRIKYMYEKGDSSYLDLLLQSKSMSELLNRAEYISKISEYDRKMLDQYIGIKDGIAEDKAQLEREKQELVALQEQTTSKKNSVETLVNEKSAELKKVDSQIGTKTAQVEAYEKDIKAQEDKIKQIEAEIKRQEEEARKKAEAAGQKYNTVSIGNIKFIWPCPSSSRITSGFGGRESPTAGASSNHQGIDIGAPTGNNIIAAADGTVTISTYSYSAGNYIMLNHGGGVSTVYMHCSQLLVSAGDTVKQGQVIAKVGSTGYSTGSHLHFGVRLNGSYVNPTKYVSP
- the ftsX gene encoding permease-like cell division protein FtsX; the protein is MRLSTFAYCLKEGMRNICRNIWFSLASTAIISACIFLFCMFFALVANVQYMVKNAETTVGISVFFDENMTEADILAIGKEIGARSEVKETIYISAEEAWETFQKEYFKDVEELAEGFADDNPLAGSASYEIYLKDIADQDKMVSYLDTIPGIRKVNYSNDTASGLSNFNKMLGLISGVIIAILLAVAVFLISNTISTAAAFRKDENKIMRLIGATNFMIRAPFVVEGIIIGFAGAAIPLFSVYFLYRNAVEYMIEKFNIISNIIEFIPIETIFPYMIAVAVALGVGIGFVGSFFTIRKHLKV
- the ftsE gene encoding cell division ATP-binding protein FtsE → MIEITNLNKTYKAGNRALKNINITIQDGEFVFIMGRSGSGKSTLMKLLLKEVEPTSGKIVVNDMDLGKMPRRYVPKYRRRLGVVFQDFRLLKDKTVYENVAFAQRVIGVPTRTIKESVPEMLRLVGLSSKYKSFPNQLSGGEQQRVAIARALINSPEVLLADEPTGNLDAQNSMEIMKLLEEINCRGTTVVVVTHSQEIVNRMGKRVITLDRGVVAEDEIKGGIGYEA
- a CDS encoding helix-turn-helix domain-containing protein, which produces MISNQILQTNIEGLKGITRVDLSICDTEGKVLASTFTGAEEYESAILTFVDSPADSQVIQGYQFFKVFDEHQLEYILLARGGSDDVYMVGKMAAFQIQNLLVAYKERFDKDNFIKNLLLDNLLLVDIYNRAKKLHIETNVKRIVFIIETQHEKDVNALETVRSLFSTKTKDFITAVDEKDIILVKEVKPGETYDDLEKTASMIVDMLNTEALTRVNVAFGTIINEIKDVSRSYKEAKMALDVGKIFYSTKNVVAYSKLGIGRLIYQLPLPLCRMFIKEIFDGKSPDDFDEETLTTINKFFENSLNVSETSRQLYIHRNTLVYRLDKLQKSTGLDLRVFEDAITFKIALMVVKYMKYMENLDY
- a CDS encoding FprA family A-type flavoprotein, producing MYCVRNVTEDLYWVGANDHRLALFENIHPIPRGVSYNAYLLLDEKSVLFDTVDWSACRQLLENMDHLLGGKPLDYLVINHMEPDHGASIEEILLRNPDVKIVSTEKAFMLMRQFGFDVDSHELIEVHEGDTMTFGKHTVTFVFAPMVHWPEAMVTFDITNGVLFAADAFGSFGALDGKLFNDEVNFDRDWIDDARRYFTNIVGKYGPHVQALLKKAGTIDIKMICPLHGPVWRSDLGYFIDKYDHWSRYEPEEKGVLIAYASMYGNTEAAAQALATKLCEKGMTNVHVYDVSNTHVSQLISETFRLSHVVLASVTYNLGIYPVMHNFLMDMKALNLQNRTIAIIENGSWACKSGDLMQKFVDEELKNMTVLNERLSLASALHADKATELDALADGIIESMNKAE